The genomic stretch GAAGGCTAGACCCCGGACCCTGTTGTTTTACCAAAGGAGACCGCATCCTCTCACCCTGCCACACCCTGTGTACTCTGTGTAACCCTGTGCACCCTGTGTTGAATTAGCTTTTGTATGTCCCTGCCTGCCGTGAGTCCCGCCGTGGGCAGGATTAAGTTAGCTTTTCCCAAATCCTGGTCCACATCCAGGTACTTATTTCCAGGATGAACCAAACCTTGTAAATTTCTGCTGTATTTTTTGTCTGTTGCGTTAAACTATGGCAACGGGTCCGTCCGTTATCCCGGGCGGGATGAACCGGTGGAAAGTTGACGGGGTAGGCGATGTTTCGAAAAAGGACGCTTGCAGACAAAAAAAAGGTTGGTCTTGCCCTTGGTGGCGGATCCGCGCGGGGATGGGCCCACGTTGGAGTAATCCGCGCCCTTGACGAGGCAGGAATAAAAGCCGGTTTCGTGGCTGGTACGAGCATGGGGGCTTTCATCGGGGCATTTTATGCATCGGGAAGGATGAAAAGTCTTGAGGAGTTCACATCATCACTTACAAAACGTCAGGTGATCACCATGCTCGACCTGGTGTTTCCCAGGTCCGGGCTGCTGGATGGGGACAAGGTCTCAAGATTTTTTGAGAAACAGATTGGACCGATAATAATGGAGGATCTGGAAATACCGTTCAGAACCGTTTCCACGGACCTTGATTCGGGGGAGGAGGTAGTGATCGAGAGGGGGGATGTCCTCGAGGCGGTGCGCGCGAGCCTGTCAATTCCGGGGATCTTTACACCGGTAAAGTACAATGGGCGCCTGCTGGTGGATGGTGGGTTAACCAATCCGGTCCCCGTGGACGTGGCGAGGGAGATGGGGGCGGATTTTGTGATAGCAGTGGACGTCAACTCTTCCCTTTTCCATGGCACCATGAAAGAAAAAATCGTGAAGGGACCTCCAGCGATATCCGGGGGAAAAAATTCGAAAAGCCACGGAGCTGTAAAAATATTCGAAGATAAGATCCGTGGATTTTTCCAGGGAAAGAAATCCACCCTTTTTAAGGATTGGAAAAGGGAAGAACAGCTTCCCGGTATTCTCGATGTCATAACCACATCCATGAACATTATCGAGGTCCAGCTCACCAGGATGAAACTTACCATCAGCCCACCGGATATTTTGATCATACCTGATGTGGGAGACATAGGTTTTGCTGAATTCTACAGGGCGTCCGAGGCCATGGAGCGGGGATACCGCGCGGCCAAAAAAGCCCTGGATTCAATGTAAATACCATTGGCCTGCGCCTGTAGTATAATGTGAGGGTCCTGTTGGCAGGTGAAAGCATGACACGATTCGGTGAAGTGACTTCGTACAGGTCACCAGAGAGGGAGCGTGCGGTCCTGGCCCGGCTCTTTCCCGATCTCTACTTCTACGCACAGATGATGGGGGTCTACTGGAATGGGTCCAGGAAGGCCAAAAGGGGGGCATACGACGGAAACGACTGGATAAAGAGCAGCGAGGCTGTCCTGAGGGCGCTGGAATCGGTCGGGGTGAAGGTGAAGGTCGAAAATATGGGGGCTTTTATCAACCTCGACTCGCCATGTGTCTTTATCGGAAACCACATGAGCACCCTGGAGACCTTCGTTCTACCCTGTATAATTCAGCCCCACAGGGATGTCACTTTCGTAGTGAAGGAAAGCCTGATCAATTATCCTGTGTTTAAATACATCATGAGGGCGCGGGACCCGGTAGTGGTCGGGAGGACCGACGCCCGTGAAGATCTGAAACGGGTTCTGGTGGACGGCAGCGATAAACTGGGAAAGGGGAGGTCCATCATTATTTTTCCTCAGACCACCCGAAGCGTCGGGTTAGACCCCGAACAGTTCAACTCCATCGGTGTCAAACTTGCGCGCAGGGCCAAGGTTCCCATCGTGCCCATTGCCCTTAAAACAGACGCGTGGGGCGTGGGAAGATGGGTGAAGGACTTCGGGAAGATCCACGCGAAAATCCCCGCCCACATCTGTTTTGGCGAGCCGATGACGGTGTCGGGCAATGGACGTGATGAGCAGGAGCGTATAGTCGGGTTTATCCGGGAGAAGCTGGAGAAATGGAAGTAACGTTCAAAGTTCCAGGTTCAACGTTCAACGGAAAAAGCAGACGCAGGGACTAGGAAGATCAGGTTCGTCCGGAGAGATCCCTGAATCCTCTTTCCAGTTCCTCGAGTCCGGTTATCTTTTCCTCGATCCTTGCAAGTTCGCCGGCCACGGTATCGGACTGTTGAGTCTTCCGTTTAATGACAGCCTGAATTGCTCCCTGGGTTGCGTTGATTGTCTCCCCCAGGCGTAGATCCAGGTTTGATGTGAACTTTCTGAAGGCCGTGTCCAGGTTCTGCAGGGTCGCCCATCTGAGGTTCTCCACGTTGTAGAGGACAATATCCTCCACCTGCTTGAGAACACGCTTGAGAATAATCTGTTTTTTGATTCCGCCGGGCAGCACCCAATCCCAGAGGCCCGCCGGTATGGGGTTAAGGGAAGAGCCCCATTTGTGGGTGATCCAGTACGGCTGGCGGCTGGCCTCCATGGCGCCGGAACTTTCCGGGGCCCGATAAGGAATGTCGAACAGCTCCGCCGCCCCCCTTCTCACCACTTCGATAAGACTGTCAGCCCTCTCCTGGTGGGGTTTCAGCAGCTCTGTGACATGATCATCGAACTCGGATGATATCTCCCCCAGTTCCCGCTCAAAAAAACCGGGAATGGAATCG from Deltaproteobacteria bacterium encodes the following:
- a CDS encoding 1-acyl-sn-glycerol-3-phosphate acyltransferase — translated: MTRFGEVTSYRSPERERAVLARLFPDLYFYAQMMGVYWNGSRKAKRGAYDGNDWIKSSEAVLRALESVGVKVKVENMGAFINLDSPCVFIGNHMSTLETFVLPCIIQPHRDVTFVVKESLINYPVFKYIMRARDPVVVGRTDAREDLKRVLVDGSDKLGKGRSIIIFPQTTRSVGLDPEQFNSIGVKLARRAKVPIVPIALKTDAWGVGRWVKDFGKIHAKIPAHICFGEPMTVSGNGRDEQERIVGFIREKLEKWK
- a CDS encoding patatin, translated to MFRKRTLADKKKVGLALGGGSARGWAHVGVIRALDEAGIKAGFVAGTSMGAFIGAFYASGRMKSLEEFTSSLTKRQVITMLDLVFPRSGLLDGDKVSRFFEKQIGPIIMEDLEIPFRTVSTDLDSGEEVVIERGDVLEAVRASLSIPGIFTPVKYNGRLLVDGGLTNPVPVDVAREMGADFVIAVDVNSSLFHGTMKEKIVKGPPAISGGKNSKSHGAVKIFEDKIRGFFQGKKSTLFKDWKREEQLPGILDVITTSMNIIEVQLTRMKLTISPPDILIIPDVGDIGFAEFYRASEAMERGYRAAKKALDSM